The following coding sequences are from one Saprospiraceae bacterium window:
- a CDS encoding YraN family protein, whose product MVSNLQKGTQGEKIAREFLRAKNFQIMDCNWRTGRAEIDIIAKDGQILVFVEVKTRAYDFFGSPEEFVSNHKQKLISEAAPVYMEKIKHNWEIRFDVIAIILKNSKLVKLEHFQDAWF is encoded by the coding sequence ATGGTGTCCAATCTGCAAAAAGGTACTCAAGGTGAAAAAATTGCTCGGGAGTTCTTAAGAGCCAAGAACTTTCAGATCATGGATTGCAATTGGCGAACAGGAAGAGCAGAAATCGACATCATAGCCAAGGATGGGCAAATACTTGTTTTTGTAGAAGTTAAAACAAGAGCATATGATTTTTTTGGTTCCCCAGAGGAATTTGTAAGTAACCACAAACAAAAACTAATTTCTGAAGCAGCTCCAGTATATATGGAAAAAATTAAACATAACTGGGAAATTAGATTTGATGTCATTGCAATTATTTTAAAAAACAGTAAACTTGTAAAGTTAGAACACTTTCAAGATGCATGGTTTTAA